From Psychrobacillus sp. FSL K6-2836, a single genomic window includes:
- a CDS encoding tyrosine-type recombinase/integrase — MQRELPKIVKDFLVYLTTIKGKSLRTRKEYEYDITLFLRFLIAVENDMDITKIDKIIIKDVTIDFIKEISLEDMYLFLEYCEMKRSNSAASRARKAATLKSFFKYLKGKRRMLDENPADELETPKIGKKKPIYMDQKEAEIFIAGIKKSNHYYRNYSMIMFFLNLGLRVSELCSLNLTSVQDNVLHVIGKGDKERTVFLNKACTVSLHKYIEKERQYIQGATTNQALFLSQKGTRLTRQTVAKIIKQINQDSGLNKEKLTPHKLRHTSATIMYKSGADIRSLQHILGHTSVSTTQIYTHVEDKEIERVIENNPFNQLG, encoded by the coding sequence ACGAACAAGAAAAGAGTATGAATATGACATCACTTTATTTTTAAGGTTTCTAATAGCGGTGGAAAATGATATGGATATAACTAAAATCGACAAAATCATTATTAAAGATGTAACGATTGATTTTATTAAAGAAATTTCACTGGAAGATATGTATTTGTTTTTGGAATACTGTGAAATGAAACGCAGTAATAGTGCTGCTTCGCGGGCAAGGAAAGCAGCGACGCTTAAATCCTTTTTTAAATACTTAAAGGGGAAAAGAAGAATGCTGGACGAAAATCCAGCGGATGAATTGGAAACGCCTAAAATCGGTAAGAAAAAGCCGATTTATATGGATCAAAAAGAGGCAGAAATATTTATAGCAGGTATTAAAAAAAGTAATCACTACTATAGAAATTATAGTATGATCATGTTTTTCTTAAATTTAGGTCTTCGTGTTTCGGAGCTATGCAGCTTAAATCTTACATCTGTCCAGGATAATGTATTGCATGTGATAGGTAAAGGGGATAAAGAACGTACCGTTTTCCTAAACAAAGCTTGTACAGTGTCACTACATAAATATATCGAAAAAGAACGCCAATACATACAAGGTGCAACTACAAATCAAGCGCTATTCCTGTCACAAAAAGGAACTAGATTAACACGACAAACAGTTGCAAAAATCATTAAACAAATCAACCAGGACTCCGGCTTAAACAAAGAAAAACTAACACCGCACAAGCTAAGGCATACATCTGCAACTATTATGTATAAGAGTGGTGCAGATATTAGAAGTTTACAGCATATTTTGGGTCATACTAGTGTATCTACTACACAGATTTATACACATGTGGAGGATAAAGAAATTGAACGAGTAATAGAAAATAATCCTTTCAACCAATTAGGTTGA
- a CDS encoding extracellular solute-binding protein, protein MKKSLTLLFMLIITVVLLVACGPDREETAPANTDEKEPETETGAETTDEPAKPEKLIVWEDTDKSIALKPAIESFEAEYGIKVEFKELGMADKMREQLRLDGPSGTGADVVTLPHDQIGQVVTEGLIQEIEVSDEILSTFSESAVTAQKYDGKLYGLPKATETPVFIYNKALMTEAPETMDDVYAFSKDFTDGKKFGFLALWDNFYFAHGVIGGMGGYVFQENDGALDRDDIGLNNEGAIAGAEYIQKWYAESLFPKGIIGESGGSAKDGLFNEGKVASVMDGPWAFQSMKDAGIDIGVTAMPTLPNGEQMKTFMGVKGWHVSAFTEHEYWSTKLVEWLTNEENAKIRFELTQEIPPVTTLIEDPIIADNEGAKAVALQSQYAVPMPNIPEMGEVWGPAASALQTIATGKAEPKAAMDDAVKTIKTNIETNHPN, encoded by the coding sequence ATGAAAAAGTCATTAACTTTGTTATTCATGCTAATTATTACGGTTGTTTTACTTGTGGCATGTGGTCCAGATAGGGAGGAAACAGCTCCAGCGAACACGGATGAAAAAGAACCGGAAACAGAAACAGGAGCAGAAACAACGGATGAACCTGCAAAACCCGAAAAGCTTATTGTTTGGGAAGACACAGATAAATCTATCGCTCTAAAGCCTGCAATCGAGTCTTTTGAGGCAGAATACGGTATTAAAGTTGAATTTAAAGAATTAGGTATGGCAGATAAAATGCGTGAACAATTGCGCTTAGATGGTCCTTCGGGAACTGGTGCAGACGTTGTAACTTTACCTCATGATCAAATTGGTCAAGTTGTTACAGAAGGTTTGATTCAAGAAATTGAAGTAAGTGACGAAATACTTTCTACTTTTAGTGAATCTGCTGTAACAGCACAAAAGTATGATGGGAAGCTTTATGGATTACCAAAAGCTACAGAAACACCAGTCTTTATCTACAATAAGGCGTTAATGACTGAAGCACCTGAGACTATGGATGATGTATACGCGTTTTCAAAAGATTTCACTGATGGGAAAAAGTTCGGATTCCTAGCGTTATGGGATAACTTTTACTTTGCACATGGTGTTATTGGAGGTATGGGCGGTTACGTCTTCCAAGAAAATGATGGAGCACTTGACCGAGATGATATTGGTTTAAACAATGAAGGTGCTATCGCTGGAGCAGAATATATTCAAAAATGGTACGCAGAAAGTTTATTCCCTAAAGGAATTATTGGAGAAAGTGGCGGTTCAGCTAAAGATGGTCTATTCAATGAAGGAAAAGTCGCTTCTGTAATGGACGGTCCTTGGGCTTTCCAAAGTATGAAGGACGCTGGAATCGATATTGGGGTTACAGCAATGCCAACTCTTCCAAACGGAGAACAAATGAAAACATTTATGGGAGTAAAAGGATGGCATGTATCAGCCTTTACAGAACATGAATACTGGTCAACAAAATTAGTTGAATGGTTAACAAATGAAGAAAATGCAAAAATTCGTTTTGAATTAACGCAAGAAATTCCACCGGTTACAACATTGATTGAAGATCCAATTATTGCGGATAATGAAGGTGCAAAAGCAGTAGCACTTCAATCTCAATACGCAGTACCTATGCCTAATATTCCTGAAATGGGAGAAGTATGGGGTCCTGCAGCATCTGCACTTCAAACAATTGCTACTGGTAAAGCAGAACCGAAAGCAGCAATGGATGATGCAGTGAAAACGATTAAAACAAATATAGAAACTAATCATCCGAATTAA
- a CDS encoding glycoside hydrolase family 13 protein translates to MEKTAIFHRSTDNFAYLLNDQTLQIRLKTKQQDVKTVSLIMGDPYIWSNGKWQYSELPMNLVGNDGLFDYWETEVFAATNRLRYGFKLNSSTEEIIYTEKGFYDSIPVDSDYYFCFPYLHENEQFQAPEWVKDTVWYQIFPERFGNADPTINPENVKAWGSEPPAVDNFFGGDFAGVTEHLDHLTDIGVNGIYFTPVFKAYSNHKYDTIDYMELDPQFGDTDALKELIAQCHNRGIKVMLDAVFNHSGYYFPPFQDVLENGENSPYKDWFHIHDFPVVGGEKPNYEAFGFVESMPKLNTANSAVKKYLLDVGTYWIEEFDIDGWRLDVANEVDQPFWREFRKIVKNAKPDIYILGEIWHDSMPWLRGDQFDAVMNYPFKTNVLNLLANNSITSKQFVENMSKVYYSYPKTVFDYTFNLVGSHDTPRILTECEGDIKKTKQVFTILLTFMGTPCIYYGDEIGLTGTQDPGCRKCMDWDEGNHQLELKNHIRTLNALRKKEKLLANEGSVIFLHPTEANGIFGYKKFSANKTILVLLNPISSNQKFSLDKSENYNILYSSNIVIEGNQVNIEPNGFGIIEYNV, encoded by the coding sequence ATGGAAAAAACAGCTATTTTTCACCGATCGACCGATAATTTTGCTTATCTACTAAACGATCAAACGCTTCAAATACGGCTTAAAACAAAGCAACAAGATGTAAAAACTGTTTCATTAATAATGGGTGATCCATATATTTGGAGTAATGGAAAATGGCAGTATTCGGAATTACCCATGAATTTAGTTGGAAACGATGGATTATTTGACTATTGGGAAACCGAAGTATTTGCAGCAACTAATAGACTAAGATATGGCTTTAAGTTGAATTCATCAACAGAGGAGATAATTTATACTGAAAAAGGATTTTATGACAGCATACCAGTAGATAGTGATTATTATTTTTGCTTTCCTTATTTACACGAAAATGAACAATTCCAAGCTCCAGAATGGGTGAAGGATACTGTCTGGTATCAAATATTTCCAGAGCGTTTTGGGAATGCCGATCCTACTATAAATCCCGAAAATGTAAAAGCATGGGGTAGCGAACCTCCCGCAGTAGATAATTTCTTTGGTGGTGATTTCGCCGGTGTTACTGAACATTTGGACCACCTAACGGACATAGGGGTAAATGGCATCTATTTTACTCCAGTCTTTAAAGCTTACTCGAATCATAAATACGATACGATTGACTATATGGAATTGGATCCTCAATTTGGCGATACAGATGCTTTAAAAGAACTTATAGCACAATGTCATAACCGAGGTATTAAGGTAATGCTTGATGCCGTATTCAATCATAGTGGTTATTACTTTCCGCCTTTTCAAGATGTCCTAGAAAATGGAGAAAATTCACCTTATAAGGATTGGTTTCACATCCATGATTTCCCGGTTGTTGGAGGAGAAAAGCCAAACTATGAAGCTTTTGGATTTGTAGAATCTATGCCAAAGTTAAATACTGCTAATTCAGCGGTAAAGAAATATCTGCTTGACGTAGGTACCTATTGGATTGAGGAATTTGATATTGATGGATGGAGACTAGATGTTGCAAATGAAGTAGATCAGCCTTTCTGGCGCGAGTTTAGAAAAATAGTAAAAAATGCAAAGCCTGATATATATATTCTTGGAGAAATATGGCATGATTCCATGCCGTGGCTTAGAGGAGATCAGTTTGATGCTGTGATGAATTATCCGTTTAAAACAAATGTACTGAACCTTTTAGCAAACAATAGTATTACGTCAAAGCAGTTCGTAGAGAATATGAGTAAGGTTTACTATAGTTACCCAAAGACTGTGTTTGATTATACGTTTAATCTTGTAGGCAGTCACGATACTCCAAGAATTCTTACGGAATGCGAAGGCGATATAAAAAAAACGAAGCAAGTATTTACTATACTTCTAACTTTTATGGGCACTCCCTGCATTTATTATGGGGACGAAATAGGTCTTACAGGTACCCAAGATCCTGGCTGTAGAAAATGCATGGACTGGGACGAAGGAAATCATCAGCTAGAGCTTAAAAATCATATTCGGACTCTAAATGCGCTTCGGAAAAAAGAAAAACTGCTAGCTAATGAAGGTTCTGTAATATTCCTGCACCCTACTGAGGCAAATGGCATATTTGGTTATAAGAAATTTAGCGCTAATAAAACTATTTTAGTCTTACTTAATCCAATCTCCAGTAACCAAAAATTTTCGCTTGATAAGAGCGAGAATTATAACATACTTTATAGTTCTAATATAGTAATAGAAGGTAATCAAGTTAACATAGAACCAAATGGATTTGGAATCATTGAATACAACGTATAA